A genomic stretch from Flavobacterium sp. KS-LB2 includes:
- a CDS encoding OmpA family protein, with the protein MKIRLFLILFFYIITLSAQDKFELFFDFNQDIINEKSQKDFCKWLAYSKSKEIVKIQGYCDSIDSNSYNKELSFRRANNVRALLAFNKVYLSEKLELVALGEDFQQLKNQSDNRKVVVYYKDKTSIKKKNDADTLVFENTQAKDLAVNEIKNTVSLLEKVNRAKVGDIIKLENLNFYFNSEKIIRESEPILSDLLQVLKMNPQLKIYIYGHICCNSDPNDVKLSYRRSKFVFDFLIRNGIATSRLGHRGFGSSRPIFALPEKNETERIANRRVEILVVKK; encoded by the coding sequence ATGAAGATAAGACTTTTTTTGATTTTGTTTTTTTATATAATTACTTTGTCTGCCCAAGATAAATTTGAACTTTTTTTTGATTTTAATCAAGATATAATTAATGAAAAATCACAAAAAGATTTTTGTAAATGGTTAGCCTATTCAAAAAGTAAAGAAATTGTAAAGATTCAAGGATATTGTGACAGTATCGATTCCAATTCTTATAATAAAGAATTGTCTTTTCGAAGGGCTAATAATGTGCGTGCACTTTTAGCATTTAATAAAGTTTATCTTAGCGAAAAATTAGAATTAGTTGCTTTGGGAGAAGATTTTCAACAATTGAAAAATCAAAGTGATAACCGGAAAGTGGTAGTTTATTATAAAGATAAAACCTCCATCAAGAAAAAGAATGATGCTGATACTTTAGTTTTTGAAAATACTCAAGCAAAAGATCTTGCGGTTAATGAAATAAAAAATACTGTTTCTCTACTTGAAAAAGTAAATAGAGCTAAAGTAGGGGATATCATAAAACTCGAAAATCTAAATTTTTACTTCAATTCAGAAAAAATAATTAGAGAATCGGAACCCATTCTTTCTGATCTTCTTCAGGTTTTAAAAATGAATCCTCAATTAAAAATATATATTTATGGTCACATTTGTTGTAATAGCGATCCAAATGATGTTAAACTTTCCTACCGAAGATCTAAGTTTGTATTTGATTTCTTGATAAGAAACGGAATTGCTACATCGAGATTAGGACATAGAGGATTTGGCAGTAGTCGACCAATATTTGCGTTACCGGAAAAGAATGAAACAGAACGAATTGCCAATAGACGTGTCGAGATTCTGGTTGTAAAAAAATAG
- a CDS encoding PAS domain S-box protein, with protein MKISLEKKIIIGFILNLFVVFAIAWIFIIRIDNNRNQALDASLNWIEIGLIIFSVLLLTVVYFIIRAQLRAKNISQNLLLENKQLLQSIIDATSSPIFIKKINGEYLFINNEFESLFKISNEEIIGKTDHDFLPYATADAYRNSDFEVIKASKELKTEEIIEHADGKHTYIAVKFPLYDSSKRIYAIGGIFTDISERKKLEESFKDADKFFRMSVDMMIISSMDKFIKVNPAVIKTLGYSEEELLSKSFLEFTHPDDIEITRKEVAKLQTGAPSIKFENRYICKDGSIKWLVWSVFPDVTTALLYAVASDITDKKEIETALNVANTFFNMSFDMFVVIKNDTFVKVNPAFTRILGYDQKDIINKPFLDFIHPEDGKIFMDAIKKLQISDSVVSHRVRELLKDGSYKWFDWTSTIDIQTGVIYAVARDVSEFIKNEESLKVANMFFDMAFDILTVAKDEHFIKINQAFTKTLGYNQEDMDRIRFIDLIHPDDKKTTEEVLKEHLKGESVVNFRTRFLCKDGSYKWLDWNSNMDLKNGVFYSVGRNVTKLVELENEQQEAIDNLYENEEKLRLIVENISEGIIVANADKKIIMANNMANEIFGIEEDDKISTNLSNHFELYFPDEKTIFPSQNLPMERALNGEITTDVEIILWDSVAQQKKRVLISGRPLVDQNNNVVAAVVTIKDISKYKQMEEDLKESESKYRQLIGFRKGNTDTML; from the coding sequence ATGAAAATTTCTTTAGAAAAAAAAATAATCATTGGATTTATCCTCAACCTATTTGTTGTTTTTGCTATAGCTTGGATTTTTATTATACGGATTGATAACAATCGAAACCAAGCTTTGGATGCTTCATTGAATTGGATTGAAATTGGGTTAATCATTTTTTCTGTCCTTTTATTAACTGTAGTTTATTTTATTATTAGGGCTCAACTTCGCGCTAAAAACATTTCTCAAAACTTACTTTTAGAAAACAAACAGTTACTACAATCGATTATTGATGCTACCTCAAGTCCAATATTCATAAAAAAAATAAATGGAGAATACCTATTTATCAATAACGAATTTGAATCGTTGTTTAAAATTTCAAATGAAGAAATAATAGGCAAAACAGATCATGATTTTTTGCCTTATGCAACCGCTGACGCATACCGTAATTCTGATTTTGAGGTCATAAAAGCATCAAAAGAATTAAAAACCGAGGAGATTATTGAACACGCTGACGGAAAACATACTTATATCGCGGTGAAATTTCCTTTGTACGATTCTTCCAAAAGAATTTATGCCATTGGCGGTATTTTTACGGATATCTCCGAAAGAAAAAAACTAGAGGAATCTTTCAAAGATGCTGATAAATTCTTCCGTATGTCAGTAGATATGATGATTATTTCCTCTATGGATAAATTCATAAAAGTGAATCCTGCGGTCATTAAAACATTAGGGTATTCAGAAGAGGAATTATTAAGTAAAAGTTTTTTAGAATTTACACATCCCGATGATATTGAAATCACACGAAAAGAAGTTGCCAAGCTTCAAACTGGAGCTCCCTCAATAAAATTTGAAAACCGATACATTTGCAAAGATGGCTCCATAAAATGGCTGGTTTGGTCCGTATTTCCTGATGTTACAACTGCATTATTGTATGCCGTAGCTAGTGATATTACAGATAAAAAAGAAATTGAAACTGCACTGAATGTAGCAAATACCTTTTTTAACATGTCCTTTGATATGTTTGTCGTGATTAAAAATGATACGTTTGTAAAAGTAAATCCTGCTTTCACTAGAATACTTGGATACGACCAAAAAGACATAATCAACAAACCTTTTTTAGATTTTATTCATCCTGAGGATGGCAAAATTTTCATGGATGCCATTAAAAAACTACAAATTAGCGACTCCGTTGTAAGTCATAGAGTCCGGGAGCTATTAAAAGATGGCTCATACAAATGGTTTGATTGGACGAGTACCATTGACATTCAAACAGGAGTAATTTATGCCGTTGCAAGAGATGTTTCTGAATTTATTAAAAACGAAGAATCCTTAAAGGTAGCCAATATGTTTTTTGATATGGCTTTCGATATTTTAACCGTTGCAAAAGACGAGCATTTTATCAAAATTAATCAAGCTTTCACAAAAACTCTCGGATACAATCAGGAAGATATGGATCGAATTAGATTCATCGATTTAATACATCCTGATGATAAAAAAACTACTGAAGAAGTGTTGAAAGAACATTTAAAAGGGGAATCAGTGGTTAACTTTAGAACCCGATTCCTATGTAAGGATGGTTCTTATAAATGGCTCGATTGGAATAGTAATATGGATCTTAAAAATGGCGTTTTTTATTCCGTAGGTCGAAATGTTACAAAACTTGTAGAGCTCGAAAATGAGCAACAAGAGGCAATAGACAATCTCTATGAAAATGAAGAAAAATTACGCCTAATAGTTGAAAATATAAGTGAAGGAATTATTGTGGCAAACGCCGATAAAAAAATAATTATGGCTAATAATATGGCCAATGAAATTTTTGGAATCGAGGAAGACGACAAAATATCTACCAATTTAAGCAATCATTTTGAGCTTTATTTCCCCGATGAAAAAACCATTTTCCCATCACAAAATTTACCGATGGAGCGTGCTCTAAACGGAGAAATAACGACTGATGTTGAAATAATTCTTTGGGATTCGGTCGCACAGCAAAAGAAAAGAGTGCTAATCAGTGGCCGACCATTAGTGGATCAAAACAACAATGTGGTAGCTGCTGTGGTAACGATAAAAGACATTAGTAAATACAAACAAATGGAGGAAGATTTAAAAGAATCAGAATCTAAATACCGACAATTAATAGGATTTCGAAAAGGCAATACAGACACCATGCTTTAA
- a CDS encoding M16 family metallopeptidase yields MKSIQFLILPFVFFTAFSSYSQNQTKTDKSKEFKVTFEQFTLENGLHVILHIDRSDPVVAVALTSHVGSAREKAGRTGFAHLFEHLLFLESENLGKGGLDKMSARIGGAGANGSTSRDRTNYFQTVPKDALEKMIWAEADKLGYFINTVTEPVLAKEKQVVKNEKRQSYDNRPYGHNFSVISKNLYPATHPYSWDVIGSLEDLQNATLEDVKSFYNRWYVPNNVTLTIAGDFDVKQTKAWVEKYFGEIKRGEAIPKMEKQSVTLTETKKLYYEDNFAKLPQLTLTWPSVYEYHPDSYPLEVLANYLSKGKKAPLYKTLVEDKKLTDAADVFQYNSEIAGQYMLSVTAFEKTNLNDVLNGVNEAFKNFEAEGISQQDLNRIKAGQETAFYTNLSSVLGKGFQLAQYEIFAGTPDYINQDVKNILAVTPEDVMRVYQKYIKGQHFVATSFVPKGEANLVLDGSIAAAVVEEKIIEGKEDSFDASIAATYEKTPSKFDRSVEPAYGESPDVTLPSVWKSKLSSGLNVLGIENYEVPLVQFQLQIKGGMLLEDTNKIGISNMLADLMTKGTKNKTPEQLENAIESLGATIRAYATDESIFISGNTLAKNYSATMALVQEIVLQPRWDAKEFDLIKQSTLSQILQQKADPNSIARNEFKKLIYGNESILANNRIGNEQSVNSITITDLKNYYTTNTAPSVADFQIVGAVSKTEVTNSLANLNKNWKAKKVTIPKIATTSSVASSKIYFYDVPGAKQSVIRIGYPALAATDADFYPVKIMNYRLGGGSFASQLTQELREGKGYTYGINSSFNGSANKGPFTIASGVRSNVTFESVSLIKEIVSQYGKNFNENDLEVTKGYLIKSNARAFETLSAKLQMLYDISNFNYPDDYAKQQENIVKNSSISDIKKLSEQYLNADKMIYLVVGDAETQLKKLEQIGFGEPILLNTPAVK; encoded by the coding sequence ATGAAATCAATCCAGTTCTTAATCCTTCCTTTTGTTTTTTTTACTGCATTCAGTTCCTATTCCCAAAATCAAACTAAAACAGATAAATCAAAAGAATTCAAAGTAACATTTGAACAGTTCACATTAGAAAACGGGTTACATGTCATCTTGCACATTGATCGCTCTGACCCTGTAGTTGCGGTTGCTTTGACCAGCCATGTAGGCTCAGCGAGAGAAAAAGCAGGTCGTACCGGATTTGCTCATTTATTCGAACATTTGCTTTTTTTGGAATCAGAAAACCTAGGAAAAGGAGGACTTGATAAAATGAGTGCACGTATTGGTGGTGCTGGTGCCAATGGCTCTACCAGCAGGGACCGCACTAATTATTTCCAGACCGTTCCTAAAGATGCTTTAGAAAAAATGATTTGGGCCGAAGCCGATAAATTAGGGTATTTTATCAACACCGTGACTGAACCCGTTTTAGCTAAAGAAAAACAGGTCGTTAAAAATGAAAAAAGACAGAGTTATGACAACCGACCTTACGGACACAATTTTTCTGTGATTTCTAAAAATTTATACCCAGCAACACATCCATACAGTTGGGATGTTATTGGTTCCTTGGAAGATTTACAAAATGCTACGCTTGAAGATGTCAAAAGTTTCTACAATCGTTGGTATGTGCCTAACAATGTTACACTGACAATTGCCGGAGATTTTGATGTAAAACAAACCAAGGCATGGGTCGAAAAATACTTTGGCGAAATAAAACGTGGCGAAGCAATTCCAAAAATGGAAAAACAGTCTGTGACATTAACCGAAACTAAAAAATTATATTACGAGGATAATTTTGCCAAATTACCACAACTCACACTAACATGGCCGTCTGTTTACGAATATCATCCTGACAGTTATCCTTTGGAAGTTTTGGCCAATTACCTTTCCAAGGGTAAAAAAGCACCTTTGTACAAAACCTTGGTAGAAGACAAGAAATTAACCGATGCCGCAGATGTATTCCAATACAATTCAGAAATAGCAGGTCAGTACATGTTGAGTGTTACTGCTTTTGAAAAAACAAATTTGAATGACGTACTCAATGGCGTAAATGAAGCGTTTAAAAACTTTGAAGCCGAAGGAATTTCACAACAAGATTTAAACCGAATTAAAGCGGGACAAGAAACTGCTTTTTACACCAATTTATCCAGTGTTCTTGGAAAAGGTTTTCAACTGGCACAATATGAGATTTTTGCAGGAACTCCAGATTATATAAATCAAGATGTAAAAAATATTCTTGCCGTAACTCCCGAAGATGTGATGCGTGTGTACCAAAAATACATCAAAGGACAGCATTTTGTTGCCACTAGTTTTGTTCCAAAAGGAGAAGCTAATTTAGTATTAGATGGTTCTATAGCAGCTGCCGTAGTAGAGGAAAAAATCATCGAAGGAAAAGAAGATTCCTTTGACGCTAGCATTGCTGCAACCTATGAAAAAACACCTTCTAAATTTGATCGAAGCGTTGAACCTGCTTATGGTGAAAGCCCTGATGTCACATTACCATCGGTATGGAAAAGTAAGTTGTCCTCTGGCTTAAATGTTTTGGGTATTGAAAACTATGAAGTACCGCTTGTTCAATTTCAATTGCAAATTAAAGGCGGAATGTTACTAGAAGACACCAATAAAATTGGAATTTCAAATATGTTAGCTGATTTGATGACAAAAGGAACCAAGAACAAAACTCCAGAGCAATTGGAAAATGCCATCGAAAGTCTTGGGGCAACCATAAGAGCATATGCTACTGATGAATCCATCTTCATTTCGGGAAATACCTTAGCCAAAAATTATTCAGCAACTATGGCATTAGTTCAGGAAATAGTATTACAACCAAGATGGGATGCTAAAGAATTTGATTTGATCAAACAAAGTACGTTGAGCCAAATTCTTCAACAAAAAGCAGACCCAAATAGTATTGCTCGAAATGAATTCAAGAAATTAATTTATGGAAACGAATCTATTTTAGCGAACAACCGCATTGGTAATGAACAATCCGTAAACAGTATTACGATTACCGATTTGAAAAATTATTACACTACAAATACTGCTCCATCAGTTGCTGATTTTCAAATTGTGGGTGCTGTTTCAAAAACGGAGGTTACTAATTCATTAGCCAATTTAAATAAAAACTGGAAAGCGAAAAAAGTTACCATTCCTAAAATAGCAACTACCAGCTCAGTAGCTTCTTCCAAAATATATTTTTATGATGTTCCAGGCGCCAAACAATCAGTAATTAGAATTGGTTATCCAGCTCTTGCTGCTACGGATGCTGATTTTTATCCTGTCAAAATCATGAATTACCGTTTGGGTGGTGGAAGTTTTGCTTCACAATTAACGCAAGAATTACGCGAAGGAAAAGGATATACGTATGGCATCAATTCGTCTTTTAATGGTTCAGCTAATAAAGGTCCGTTTACTATTGCAAGTGGTGTGCGTTCCAATGTAACGTTTGAATCTGTTAGTTTGATAAAAGAAATTGTATCTCAATATGGAAAAAACTTCAATGAGAATGATCTTGAAGTGACGAAAGGATATTTAATAAAAAGTAATGCCAGAGCGTTTGAAACGCTTTCGGCTAAATTGCAAATGCTGTATGACATCAGTAACTTCAATTACCCTGATGATTATGCGAAACAACAGGAAAATATTGTAAAAAACAGTAGCATTAGCGATATCAAAAAGCTTTCAGAGCAGTACTTGAATGCTGATAAAATGATTTATTTAGTGGTAGGAGATGCTGAAACACAATTAAAAAAACTGGAGCAAATTGGTTTTGGAGAACCGATTCTTTTGAATACACCAGCAGTAAAATAA
- a CDS encoding GNAT family N-acetyltransferase, whose protein sequence is MSLDLSSNTILEDETVLLRPLLESDVENLLEISMNEPETWEYSLIRANGKENLEKYIQIALNAKANGTEFPFIVFDKKSAKYAGSTRFYDINMQFKTLQLGYTWYGKAFRGTGLNKHCKFLLLQFAFETLGMERVEFRADNTNERSIAAMKSIGCKVEGVLRNHMPTLGSDARRDSIILSILRTEWFDAVKENLKKKL, encoded by the coding sequence ATGAGCCTAGATTTATCCAGCAATACCATTTTAGAAGACGAAACAGTTTTACTGCGTCCTTTATTAGAATCAGATGTTGAAAATCTATTGGAGATTTCTATGAATGAACCAGAGACTTGGGAATATTCTTTGATACGTGCTAATGGTAAAGAAAATTTAGAGAAATACATTCAGATTGCCCTAAATGCCAAAGCCAATGGAACAGAATTTCCCTTTATTGTTTTTGATAAGAAATCTGCTAAATATGCTGGAAGTACTCGTTTTTATGATATTAATATGCAGTTTAAAACGCTGCAATTGGGCTACACTTGGTACGGAAAAGCATTTCGTGGAACAGGATTAAACAAGCATTGTAAATTTTTGCTCTTGCAGTTTGCATTCGAAACCTTGGGAATGGAACGTGTTGAATTTCGAGCTGACAATACTAACGAGCGAAGTATCGCAGCCATGAAAAGCATTGGTTGTAAAGTAGAAGGTGTGTTGCGCAATCATATGCCTACTCTAGGAAGTGATGCTAGACGAGATAGTATTATATTGAGTATTTTAAGAACCGAATGGTTTGATGCCGTTAAAGAGAATCTAAAAAAGAAGTTATAG
- a CDS encoding DUF4242 domain-containing protein, whose protein sequence is MPKYVIEREIPGAGNLSAEQLKAISQTSCGVLGKMGPQIQWVNSQVTADKIYCTYIAPNEEMIREHAKQGGFPANSINRISAVIDPTTAEETV, encoded by the coding sequence ATGCCTAAATATGTAATTGAAAGAGAGATTCCTGGTGCGGGTAACTTAAGCGCCGAACAATTAAAAGCTATTTCGCAAACATCTTGTGGAGTACTAGGTAAAATGGGACCACAAATCCAGTGGGTTAACAGCCAAGTAACTGCTGACAAAATCTATTGCACTTATATTGCACCAAACGAAGAAATGATTCGTGAACATGCGAAACAAGGCGGGTTTCCTGCAAATTCAATCAACCGAATATCAGCAGTTATTGACCCAACAACCGCAGAAGAAACGGTTTAG
- a CDS encoding AIR synthase related protein — protein MSSDTSKRYALRGVSASKEDVHNAIKNIDKGLFPQAFCKIVPDYLTQDDDYCLIMHADGAGTKSSLAYMYWKETGDISVWKGIAQDALIMNIDDLLCVGATDNILLSSTIGRNKNLIPAEVISAIINGTEELIKELDSFGVTIHSTGGETADVGDIVRTIIVDSTVTARMKRSKVIDNANIQAGDVIVGLASFGQATYEKSYNGGMGSNGLTSARHDVFGKYLASKYPESFDAAVPEELIYSGQVKLTDAVENSPIDAGQLVLSPTRTYAPIIKKILDKYAANEIHGMVHCSGGAQTKILHFVENLHIIKDNLFPVPPLFQLIQEQSKTDWKEMYQVFNCGHRMEIYVPETVAQDIIAISKSFNVDAQIVGRVEAATSKKLTIASEYGTFEY, from the coding sequence ATGAGTTCAGATACTTCAAAAAGATATGCGCTTCGCGGTGTTTCGGCATCCAAAGAAGATGTTCATAATGCCATAAAAAACATTGATAAAGGATTATTTCCACAAGCTTTCTGCAAAATTGTCCCTGATTATTTAACCCAAGATGATGACTATTGTTTGATTATGCATGCTGACGGAGCTGGAACTAAATCGTCTTTGGCGTATATGTATTGGAAAGAAACAGGAGATATTTCGGTTTGGAAAGGTATTGCTCAAGATGCTTTAATCATGAATATTGACGATTTATTGTGTGTAGGTGCAACTGATAATATTTTACTTTCATCTACCATTGGAAGAAATAAAAACCTAATACCAGCCGAAGTAATTTCAGCGATTATCAACGGAACCGAAGAGTTGATTAAAGAACTAGATTCTTTTGGGGTAACCATACATTCAACAGGCGGTGAAACGGCAGATGTAGGCGATATTGTTCGAACAATAATTGTAGATTCAACAGTTACGGCTCGAATGAAACGTTCTAAAGTTATTGATAATGCCAATATTCAAGCTGGTGACGTCATTGTAGGATTGGCCTCTTTTGGTCAGGCCACTTATGAGAAAAGTTATAATGGCGGAATGGGAAGTAACGGATTAACATCAGCACGTCATGATGTTTTTGGGAAGTATTTGGCAAGTAAATATCCAGAGAGTTTTGATGCTGCAGTGCCTGAAGAATTAATCTATTCTGGACAAGTAAAACTGACGGATGCCGTAGAAAATTCACCAATCGATGCGGGACAATTAGTGCTTTCGCCAACCAGAACCTATGCGCCAATCATTAAGAAAATTTTAGATAAATATGCTGCTAATGAAATTCACGGAATGGTGCATTGCAGTGGAGGAGCACAAACTAAAATTTTACATTTCGTAGAAAATTTACACATTATAAAAGACAATTTGTTTCCAGTTCCACCCTTGTTTCAGTTAATTCAAGAGCAATCAAAAACAGATTGGAAAGAAATGTATCAAGTGTTCAATTGTGGTCACCGTATGGAAATTTACGTTCCAGAAACTGTTGCTCAAGACATTATTGCGATTTCAAAGTCATTTAATGTCGATGCACAAATAGTGGGTAGAGTAGAAGCAGCTACTTCAAAAAAACTGACTATTGCCAGCGAATATGGAACTTTTGAATACTAA